A window of the Streptomyces finlayi genome harbors these coding sequences:
- the galE gene encoding UDP-glucose 4-epimerase GalE: MPGSSTVLVTGAAGFIGSHTCVELLEHGQEIVLVDNYSNSSPEAVERIAKVAGRPPAAVYEADLLDRRALGKVFEAHSFDAVIHFAAKKAVGESVEQPVDYYDTNVGGTTALLRAMHDHGVRRLVFSSSCSIYGDATKVPLTESDPARPTNPYATSKWLCEQVLSDVCRRLPELSVLALRYFNPVGAHPSGLLGEVPHGVPDNVMPYIAQVAAGRLGRLKIFGDDYPTPDGTGVRDYIHVMDVAEGHRVALDHLDDERGMRVLNLGTGRGTSVRQLLAAFADVCGAPIPYEITGRRPGDVAELVADPTAVARAWGWATTRDLTAMVEDAWRFQQINPSGYGN, from the coding sequence ATGCCCGGTTCCTCCACTGTCCTCGTGACCGGCGCCGCCGGCTTCATCGGCAGCCACACGTGTGTCGAGCTTCTCGAGCACGGCCAGGAGATCGTGCTGGTCGACAACTACTCCAACAGCTCACCCGAAGCCGTGGAACGCATCGCCAAGGTCGCCGGCCGCCCGCCGGCCGCCGTGTACGAGGCCGACCTGCTCGACCGGCGAGCGCTCGGCAAGGTGTTCGAGGCCCATTCCTTCGACGCCGTCATCCACTTCGCCGCCAAGAAGGCGGTGGGCGAGTCCGTGGAACAGCCGGTCGACTACTACGACACGAATGTCGGCGGGACGACCGCGCTGCTGCGCGCGATGCACGACCACGGCGTGCGCCGTCTGGTCTTCTCGTCCTCGTGCTCGATCTACGGCGATGCCACCAAGGTTCCGCTGACCGAGAGCGACCCGGCCCGCCCCACCAACCCGTACGCCACCTCGAAGTGGCTGTGCGAGCAGGTCCTGTCGGACGTCTGCCGCCGGCTCCCGGAGCTCTCGGTGCTGGCGCTGCGGTACTTCAACCCGGTCGGCGCCCACCCCTCAGGACTGCTGGGCGAAGTACCCCACGGTGTTCCCGACAACGTCATGCCGTACATCGCGCAGGTCGCGGCCGGCCGACTCGGCCGACTGAAGATCTTCGGCGACGACTACCCCACTCCGGACGGCACAGGGGTTCGCGACTACATCCACGTGATGGACGTCGCTGAGGGACATCGCGTCGCCCTGGACCACCTCGACGACGAGCGCGGCATGCGGGTCCTCAACCTCGGTACAGGCCGGGGAACCTCCGTACGCCAGCTGCTGGCAGCTTTCGCGGATGTCTGCGGAGCGCCGATTCCCTACGAAATCACCGGCCGTCGGCCCGGTGACGTGGCCGAGCTCGTCGCCGACCCCACCGCAGTGGCACGGGCCTGGGGCTGGGCCACCACACGGGACCTGACCGCCATGGTCGAAGACGCGTGGCGCTTCCAGCAGATCAACCCGTCCGGCTATGGGAACTGA
- a CDS encoding UDP-glucose dehydrogenase family protein, giving the protein MRLTVIGTGYLGAVHAACMADIGHEVLGVDVDAHRVAMLGEGRTPFYEPGLQETLAQGVGSGRLRFTTSLREAAEFGDVHFICVGTPQKEGSHAADLRYVDAVVDELAPHLRRPCLIVGKSTVPAGTTSRLDVRLEALAPEGADAEVAWNPEFLREGHAVEDTLRPERIVAGVSSPRADAVLREVYAPMLQAGVHYISTDPTTAELVKVAANSFLATKISFINAMAEVCDAVGADVSTLSEALGHDPRIGRAFLSAGLGFGGGCLPKDIRAFMARAGELGVGDSVAFLREVDEINGRQRHRTVGIARNMVGGDFAGRRIAVLGATFKPDSDDVRDSPALAVAAAVHREGAAVRLYDPQGIENARSVLPQIEYVHDVAKACEGAELVLHLTEWAEFRRIDPAVLAAAASEPRILDARNALDAPLWRSAGWTVRALGRPAPPALPNQQATAPVAVAYSSELG; this is encoded by the coding sequence ATGCGGCTGACCGTGATCGGAACGGGCTACCTGGGTGCGGTGCATGCCGCGTGCATGGCGGACATCGGACACGAGGTGCTCGGCGTCGACGTGGATGCCCACCGGGTCGCGATGCTCGGCGAGGGCAGGACCCCCTTCTACGAACCAGGGCTCCAGGAGACCCTCGCCCAGGGTGTCGGCTCCGGCCGCCTCCGGTTCACCACCTCGCTGCGCGAGGCCGCCGAGTTCGGGGATGTCCACTTCATCTGCGTCGGCACCCCGCAGAAGGAGGGTTCCCACGCTGCGGATCTGCGGTACGTCGATGCCGTCGTCGATGAGCTGGCGCCTCACCTGCGACGGCCGTGCCTCATCGTGGGCAAGTCGACGGTGCCCGCCGGCACGACGTCCCGGCTCGATGTACGCCTCGAAGCGCTCGCTCCCGAGGGCGCGGACGCCGAGGTCGCCTGGAACCCCGAGTTCCTCCGCGAGGGCCATGCCGTCGAGGACACGCTGCGGCCCGAACGGATCGTGGCAGGCGTCTCGTCACCGCGTGCCGACGCTGTCCTGCGGGAGGTGTACGCGCCCATGCTGCAGGCCGGTGTTCACTACATCAGCACTGACCCGACGACCGCCGAGCTGGTCAAGGTGGCGGCGAACTCCTTCCTCGCCACCAAGATCTCGTTCATCAACGCGATGGCCGAGGTGTGCGACGCGGTCGGCGCGGACGTGTCCACCCTGTCGGAGGCCCTCGGCCACGACCCTCGGATCGGACGCGCCTTCCTCTCCGCGGGCCTCGGATTCGGCGGCGGTTGTCTGCCCAAGGACATCCGGGCGTTCATGGCGCGCGCCGGGGAACTCGGTGTCGGCGACTCCGTGGCGTTCCTGCGCGAGGTCGACGAGATCAACGGGCGTCAGCGGCACCGCACGGTCGGCATCGCGCGGAACATGGTCGGCGGGGACTTCGCGGGCCGCCGTATCGCCGTGCTCGGCGCCACCTTCAAGCCGGACAGCGACGACGTAAGGGACTCACCCGCACTCGCCGTGGCCGCCGCGGTCCACCGCGAGGGCGCGGCCGTCAGACTGTACGACCCGCAGGGCATCGAGAACGCCCGGTCCGTACTGCCACAGATCGAGTATGTCCACGACGTGGCGAAGGCGTGCGAGGGCGCCGAACTCGTCCTGCACCTCACGGAGTGGGCCGAATTCCGCCGGATCGACCCCGCGGTGCTCGCTGCCGCCGCTTCCGAACCGCGGATCCTCGACGCCCGCAACGCACTGGACGCCCCGCTCTGGCGCTCCGCGGGGTGGACCGTGCGCGCGCTCGGAAGGCCGGCGCCGCCTGCCCTGCCCAACCAGCAGGCGACCGCCCCCGTGGCCGTGGCCTACTCCTCCGAACTGGGCTGA
- a CDS encoding right-handed parallel beta-helix repeat-containing protein, which yields MQERTEKQGATSEEPRGRQAPGRYRSRALPCALVTALLAASGCSLPDTYVPPRKNAADGFTFYVSPDGDDDDDGLSPERAWRTLRKADAVTYRPGDRLRLRAGARYRGSLSLDEDEAGRAKKPVVVDSYGGGRATIETAGTPGISVYNTAGVEIRDLELVGDDRSFTRSAGVRFFSNLADDRKLSHVVLSGLDISHFRNGVTLAGANRGTGFRDVRISDTAVHGNKDAGISSVGPAFDADDPLYAHEKVSLARVKAYENDGDPKSADRNTGSGIMLGSVRDAKVRRSSAHHNGRKSSSRAEEGPEGIWAYDSTRVVIEHNVSYANRSGSHVDGGGFGLDNNVSSSVLQYNFAFGNDGPGYLLYTRDRNGAHRDNVVRFNLSHDDSRKHPQYGGIVAYGGLVRDLDIYHNTVVMKASSRASEDAPALRLETGLTSARIRNNIFVTDGAPLVLSTKAFASDDVILQGNDYFSTDTWKVRWGAQSHLTLNSWRSADGQEQDESGPTGSAADPCLESTTAPVRSVKGAALMVPGCTDELTAAALNLQKLGVDPGAVDYFGERLAPTAAAGAAQPSSEE from the coding sequence ATGCAGGAACGAACGGAGAAGCAGGGGGCCACGTCCGAGGAGCCGCGTGGTCGGCAGGCCCCGGGGCGGTACCGCTCACGCGCCCTGCCGTGTGCGCTGGTCACCGCCCTGCTTGCTGCGTCCGGCTGCTCGCTGCCGGACACCTATGTGCCGCCCCGCAAGAACGCCGCCGACGGGTTCACCTTCTACGTGAGTCCCGACGGCGACGACGACGACGACGGTCTCTCCCCGGAGCGGGCCTGGCGGACGCTGCGCAAGGCGGACGCGGTGACCTACAGACCGGGTGACCGTCTCCGGCTACGAGCGGGTGCCCGCTACCGCGGCTCCCTCTCGCTCGACGAGGACGAGGCGGGCAGAGCGAAGAAACCGGTGGTGGTCGACTCGTACGGCGGCGGCCGCGCGACGATCGAGACAGCCGGAACGCCAGGCATCTCCGTCTACAACACGGCGGGAGTGGAGATCCGGGACCTCGAACTGGTCGGAGACGACCGCTCGTTCACCCGTAGCGCCGGGGTCCGGTTCTTCAGTAACCTCGCGGACGACCGGAAACTGTCGCACGTGGTCCTCTCCGGCCTCGACATCTCGCACTTCCGCAACGGTGTCACACTCGCCGGCGCCAACCGAGGAACCGGCTTCCGCGACGTGCGCATCAGCGACACCGCCGTCCACGGCAACAAGGACGCGGGTATCTCCTCCGTGGGGCCCGCGTTCGACGCGGACGACCCCCTGTACGCCCACGAGAAAGTCTCGCTGGCCCGGGTGAAGGCGTACGAGAACGACGGCGATCCGAAGTCGGCCGACCGGAACACCGGTAGCGGCATCATGCTGGGCAGCGTCCGCGACGCCAAGGTCCGGCGCTCGTCGGCGCATCACAACGGCCGGAAGTCGTCGAGCCGGGCGGAGGAAGGGCCAGAGGGGATCTGGGCCTACGACTCCACCCGCGTGGTCATCGAGCACAACGTCTCGTACGCCAACCGGTCGGGCTCTCATGTGGACGGTGGCGGCTTCGGCCTCGACAACAACGTCTCCTCGTCGGTCCTCCAGTACAACTTCGCCTTCGGGAACGACGGACCGGGCTATCTCCTCTACACCCGCGACCGGAACGGCGCGCACCGGGACAACGTCGTGCGCTTCAACCTGAGCCACGACGACTCCCGGAAGCACCCTCAGTACGGCGGGATCGTCGCGTACGGCGGCCTCGTCAGGGACCTGGATATCTACCACAACACCGTGGTGATGAAGGCATCGAGCCGCGCATCGGAGGACGCGCCCGCCCTGCGCCTGGAGACGGGACTGACGAGCGCCAGGATCCGGAACAACATCTTCGTGACGGACGGCGCTCCGCTCGTGCTATCGACCAAGGCCTTCGCGTCGGACGACGTGATCCTGCAGGGCAACGACTACTTCAGCACGGACACCTGGAAGGTGCGGTGGGGCGCCCAGAGCCATCTGACGCTCAACTCCTGGCGTTCCGCCGACGGTCAGGAGCAGGACGAATCCGGCCCCACGGGCTCGGCAGCCGATCCGTGTCTGGAGAGCACGACGGCCCCCGTCAGAAGTGTGAAGGGGGCCGCTCTGATGGTGCCTGGCTGCACGGACGAACTGACCGCGGCGGCGCTGAATCTCCAGAAGCTGGGTGTCGATCCCGGAGCCGTCGACTACTTCGGTGAGCGCCTCGCCCCGACAGCCGCCGCCGGTGCGGCTCAGCCCAGTTCGGAGGAGTAG
- a CDS encoding heavy metal translocating P-type ATPase produces MTVPHHADHHDYDAPHCEGPGRERSTAVLDVRGLAWASQQSTVAAVLGRRPGVLQVEVNPVAQSATVVFDPRRTSLAELRRWVEECGYHCAGQSVPSHVCDPMAEPDPAVEAAEDRHVTHEGHAARVAAPTAPAGHPEHVEHAAAEAPAEAEGMPTPHELMGHGGHEAMSMAAMVADMRNRFLVALLFSLPIVIWSPIGEDVFGLDAPVPFGLRQDVWALLLSLPVIFYACSIFFGGAVRALRARTLDMMVLVAVAVGSGWLYSLIITLTGGGDVFYEAATVLASFVLLGHWFEMRARGGANDAIRTMLDLAPPKALVVRGGEPVEVPTAEVVVGDLLLVRPGAKIAVDGLVEEGESEVDESMVTGESLPVHKVPSSQVVGATINANGTLRVRATKVGSDTALAQIVKLVQEAQNSKAPGQRLADRAAFWLVFVALIGGAATLAVWLLATDRSLGTAMLFAITVVVITCPDALGLATPTAIMVGTGLGARRGVLFKNAVALEASAGIQTVVMDKTGTLTKGEPEVTDLITAPGTDEDQLLRLVAALERESEHPLAEAVVRYAESRAVAAVSAWHFENVPGHGATAVVDGHRVAVGNRRLAMREGVDLGELAAQREALAATGRTVVIATVDGQAAALIGIADAPRETSAAAVAELHALGVEVVMLTGDNQATAERIADRLGIDTVIAEVLPGDKAAKVAELQRDGRKVAMVGDGVNDAPALAQADLGIAIGAGTDVAIETADLVLMRSDPLDVASALRIGRGTLRKMRQNLGWAIGYNAIALPIAAGVFEPASGLVLRPEIAALSMSGSSIIVAVNALALKRLRLPGTTPPPADQPPSAPAALATSESAGLNARRRAA; encoded by the coding sequence GTGACCGTGCCTCATCACGCGGATCATCACGATTATGACGCGCCTCACTGCGAGGGTCCCGGTAGGGAGCGCAGTACTGCGGTTTTGGATGTGCGCGGCCTGGCGTGGGCGTCTCAGCAGAGCACCGTCGCCGCTGTGCTGGGCAGGCGGCCTGGCGTACTTCAGGTCGAGGTCAACCCGGTCGCGCAGTCGGCGACGGTGGTCTTCGATCCGCGGCGCACGTCGCTGGCCGAGCTGCGCCGCTGGGTTGAGGAATGCGGTTACCACTGCGCGGGCCAGTCGGTGCCGTCCCATGTCTGTGATCCGATGGCCGAGCCGGACCCTGCTGTCGAAGCCGCAGAGGACCGTCATGTGACTCATGAGGGCCATGCCGCGCGAGTGGCCGCTCCAACCGCGCCCGCGGGGCACCCCGAGCACGTCGAGCACGCGGCGGCCGAGGCTCCCGCCGAGGCCGAGGGGATGCCGACGCCGCACGAGCTGATGGGGCACGGCGGGCACGAGGCCATGTCGATGGCAGCGATGGTGGCCGACATGCGCAACCGCTTCCTGGTGGCGCTGCTGTTCTCGCTCCCCATCGTCATCTGGTCGCCGATCGGCGAGGACGTCTTCGGTCTGGACGCCCCGGTTCCCTTCGGGCTGCGCCAGGATGTCTGGGCGCTGCTGCTGAGCCTGCCGGTGATCTTCTACGCGTGCTCGATCTTCTTCGGCGGCGCGGTGCGGGCCTTGCGTGCCCGCACCCTGGACATGATGGTGCTGGTCGCGGTGGCCGTCGGCTCCGGCTGGTTGTACTCGCTGATCATCACGCTCACCGGGGGCGGCGACGTCTTCTACGAGGCGGCCACGGTGCTGGCCTCGTTCGTGCTGCTCGGCCACTGGTTCGAGATGCGGGCCCGGGGCGGCGCCAACGACGCGATCCGCACCATGCTCGACCTGGCCCCGCCCAAGGCCCTGGTCGTGCGGGGCGGGGAGCCGGTGGAGGTGCCCACCGCCGAGGTCGTGGTCGGCGATCTGCTGCTGGTCCGGCCCGGAGCCAAGATCGCCGTAGACGGGCTCGTGGAGGAGGGCGAGAGCGAGGTCGACGAGTCGATGGTCACCGGGGAGAGCCTGCCGGTCCACAAGGTCCCCTCCTCGCAGGTCGTCGGAGCGACCATCAACGCCAACGGCACGCTCCGCGTGCGCGCCACCAAGGTCGGCTCCGACACCGCCCTGGCACAGATCGTCAAACTCGTCCAGGAAGCACAGAACTCCAAGGCCCCGGGCCAGCGGCTGGCCGACCGGGCCGCGTTCTGGCTGGTCTTCGTCGCCCTGATCGGCGGCGCCGCGACGCTGGCCGTCTGGCTGCTGGCCACCGACCGCTCGCTGGGCACCGCGATGCTGTTCGCCATCACCGTCGTCGTCATCACCTGCCCGGACGCCCTGGGTTTGGCCACCCCTACGGCCATCATGGTCGGCACGGGACTGGGCGCCCGGCGCGGGGTGCTGTTCAAGAACGCCGTCGCCCTGGAGGCATCGGCGGGGATCCAGACCGTGGTCATGGACAAGACCGGCACCCTGACCAAGGGCGAGCCGGAGGTGACCGACCTGATCACCGCCCCGGGAACGGACGAGGACCAGTTGCTGCGGCTGGTCGCGGCGCTGGAGCGTGAGTCCGAGCACCCGTTGGCCGAAGCCGTCGTCCGGTACGCCGAGAGCCGGGCCGTGGCGGCAGTGAGCGCGTGGCACTTCGAGAACGTCCCCGGCCACGGTGCGACCGCGGTCGTCGACGGCCACCGGGTCGCGGTCGGCAACCGCAGACTTGCGATGCGCGAAGGCGTTGACCTCGGCGAACTGGCCGCCCAGCGCGAGGCGCTGGCCGCCACCGGCCGTACCGTCGTCATCGCCACCGTCGACGGACAGGCGGCGGCCCTGATCGGCATCGCCGACGCGCCCCGGGAGACCTCGGCCGCCGCGGTGGCCGAACTGCACGCCCTCGGCGTCGAAGTGGTCATGCTCACCGGCGACAACCAGGCCACCGCCGAGCGGATCGCGGACCGTCTGGGCATCGACACAGTCATCGCCGAGGTCCTGCCCGGGGACAAGGCGGCCAAGGTGGCCGAGCTGCAGCGGGACGGCCGGAAGGTGGCCATGGTCGGCGACGGCGTAAACGACGCACCCGCCCTCGCCCAGGCCGACCTCGGCATCGCCATCGGGGCCGGCACCGACGTGGCCATCGAGACCGCCGACCTCGTCCTGATGCGCTCCGACCCACTGGATGTTGCCTCGGCGCTGCGCATCGGCCGCGGCACCCTGCGCAAGATGCGGCAGAATCTTGGCTGGGCCATCGGCTACAACGCCATCGCGCTGCCGATTGCCGCGGGCGTCTTTGAGCCCGCCTCCGGCCTGGTGCTGCGGCCGGAGATCGCCGCGCTGTCCATGTCCGGGTCCAGCATCATCGTCGCCGTCAACGCCCTCGCCCTCAAACGCCTCCGCCTTCCCGGCACGACACCGCCTCCCGCCGATCAACCCCCCAGCGCCCCAGCCGCCCTCGCCACCAGCGAGAGCGCCGGGTTGAACGCCCGCCGCCGTGCCGCCTGA
- a CDS encoding DUF305 domain-containing protein, which yields MIEHHNGAIKMAKDEQKSGLNAASKQLADDVVKNQAAEVQQMQGILDRL from the coding sequence ATGATCGAGCACCACAACGGTGCGATCAAGATGGCCAAGGATGAGCAGAAGAGCGGCCTCAATGCCGCCTCCAAGCAGCTCGCCGACGACGTCGTGAAGAACCAGGCCGCCGAGGTCCAGCAGATGCAGGGCATTCTCGACCGGCTCTGA
- a CDS encoding DUF1015 domain-containing protein, with translation MPTPALPTPTGLQLRPFQAVRYDPAQAGDLSNVICPPYDDIGPARARSLRVRPHDIARLLHATTPQTAAGQLDRWRRRGVLVRDTRLAIYVYQQQRGARLLQRGLIGELRLARGTTSPVLPHEDVHPHVVRQRAGSMTALRAQLEPLLLTTYRSTESTMAQIVEHVTRRPPVAVARTGGLTHTLWACTAPDEQILISAGLSRCRALIADGHHHHHAACLQLSEGGRPKSVAEQPRPAAYGHRGRGVGPGRGRGAAASQIDLVRPQTSRWAGPARHRRTVTGPPSTPHPRKEQSPLSLSRLADRPAAPAGQPVPSAPRPGRAAMRRARAQRAKKNSLPARYIGYVGYFVGAGLISGAVVHHPLDPARYTRIAAYGVLVFLAATVLNEIFLARNKPGLPRMLLVIGASLLLSFGIGMLSGGLQHFEDFPARGAVLVPLGITVSFVAYVVKDAETSWRRIFSPMGLAVLLTALVSFAGLRYVADSMGEPPEGGGHSHGSAEEAEEEQPHEPSPTATTSQPENSPTGGGAADESGHDGGHAH, from the coding sequence ATGCCGACCCCTGCTCTGCCGACCCCAACAGGTCTGCAGTTGCGCCCCTTTCAGGCTGTGCGCTACGACCCTGCCCAGGCAGGTGATCTGTCCAACGTGATCTGCCCGCCGTACGACGACATCGGACCCGCCCGTGCACGCTCCCTGCGCGTCCGGCCCCACGACATCGCCCGGCTGCTGCACGCCACCACCCCGCAGACCGCCGCGGGTCAGCTGGACCGCTGGCGACGGCGTGGCGTACTGGTCCGAGACACCCGACTCGCCATCTACGTCTACCAGCAGCAGCGCGGCGCCCGGCTCCTGCAACGAGGACTGATCGGTGAACTGCGTCTGGCACGAGGTACCACCAGCCCCGTGCTCCCTCACGAGGACGTACACCCTCATGTGGTCAGGCAGCGCGCCGGATCCATGACCGCTCTGCGCGCCCAGCTGGAACCCTTGCTGCTGACCACCTACCGGTCCACCGAATCGACGATGGCGCAGATCGTCGAGCACGTCACCCGACGTCCACCGGTTGCCGTCGCCCGTACCGGCGGACTCACCCACACGCTGTGGGCCTGCACTGCCCCGGACGAACAAATCCTCATCAGTGCCGGCTTGTCACGGTGCCGAGCCCTCATCGCCGATGGTCACCACCACCACCACGCCGCCTGCCTGCAGTTGAGCGAAGGGGGAAGGCCGAAGTCCGTGGCAGAGCAGCCTCGCCCTGCTGCATACGGTCACCGAGGACGCGGTGTGGGACCTGGCCGGGGCCGGGGTGCCGCTGCCTCGCAAATCGACCTCGTTCGGCCCCAAACCAGCCGCTGGGCTGGCCCTGCGCGCCATCGACGCACCGTGACCGGGCCACCCTCAACACCCCATCCCCGTAAGGAGCAGTCCCCGTTGTCCCTGTCCCGACTCGCAGACCGCCCTGCTGCCCCCGCCGGGCAGCCCGTCCCGAGCGCCCCCAGACCCGGCCGGGCAGCCATGCGACGAGCCCGCGCCCAGCGCGCGAAGAAGAATTCGCTACCGGCGCGCTATATCGGTTACGTCGGCTACTTCGTCGGCGCCGGACTCATCAGCGGAGCGGTGGTACACCACCCGCTGGACCCGGCCCGCTACACGCGGATCGCTGCCTACGGTGTCCTCGTCTTCCTCGCCGCCACCGTGCTCAACGAGATCTTCCTCGCACGTAACAAGCCCGGCCTGCCGAGGATGCTGCTGGTCATCGGCGCCTCACTGCTGCTCTCGTTCGGCATCGGCATGCTCAGCGGCGGCCTCCAGCACTTCGAGGACTTCCCGGCCCGCGGCGCCGTACTCGTACCCCTGGGGATCACCGTCTCCTTCGTCGCCTACGTGGTGAAGGACGCGGAGACCTCCTGGCGACGCATCTTCAGCCCGATGGGTCTGGCAGTCCTGCTGACCGCCCTGGTCAGCTTTGCCGGACTGCGCTACGTGGCCGACAGCATGGGCGAGCCGCCGGAGGGCGGCGGACACAGCCACGGAAGCGCGGAGGAAGCGGAAGAGGAACAACCGCACGAACCGAGCCCCACTGCCACTACATCTCAGCCCGAAAACTCTCCCACGGGCGGCGGTGCGGCCGACGAATCCGGCCACGACGGCGGCCACGCTCATTGA
- a CDS encoding MDR family MFS transporter, whose translation MRGTIAQVRSYPRSVQLLMVNQFTINLGFYMLMPYLAAHLSGTLGLAGWVVGLVLGVRNFSQQGMFLVGGTLADRLGYKPMIIAGLVLRIVGFATLGLVDSVPALLAASAATGLAGALFNPAVRAYLAADAGERRVEAFALFNVFYQAGILLGPLVGMVLTGVDFRVTCLTAAGIFALLSIVQIRALPPRRSNDAQNTKGTDQRESVLSQWRGILANRPFLLFSVAMIGFYVMQFQVYLALPLEVRRLGGDGEFSTAAVAGLFAVSGLSTILFQTKVTAWCKARMEPGRALTWGLLTMGVGFMPLLVSTVVPVPDGGLGLWLLAAGPPTLSALLLAVGTMIAYPFEMDTIVRLSGDRLVATHYGLYNTICGVGITLGNLLTGAALDAARAAGVSALPWIALSALGLACAAALYGLHRTGRLAPTTVREAQPEPVTG comes from the coding sequence GTGAGGGGAACCATCGCGCAGGTGCGCTCCTACCCGCGCAGCGTCCAGCTGTTGATGGTGAACCAGTTCACGATCAACCTCGGCTTCTACATGCTGATGCCGTACCTGGCCGCGCACCTTTCCGGAACGCTCGGGTTGGCCGGATGGGTCGTCGGGCTCGTCCTCGGGGTACGAAACTTCAGCCAGCAGGGCATGTTTCTGGTCGGCGGCACCCTGGCCGATCGACTCGGCTACAAGCCGATGATCATCGCCGGGTTGGTGCTCCGCATTGTCGGCTTCGCCACCCTCGGGCTGGTCGACTCCGTCCCCGCCCTGCTGGCCGCCTCCGCCGCCACAGGGCTGGCGGGAGCCCTGTTCAATCCGGCCGTCAGGGCCTATCTGGCGGCGGACGCCGGGGAACGCCGGGTAGAGGCGTTCGCGCTGTTCAACGTCTTCTACCAGGCCGGAATCCTGCTCGGCCCGCTGGTGGGCATGGTGCTGACCGGCGTCGACTTCCGCGTCACCTGCCTGACCGCGGCCGGCATCTTCGCGCTGCTGAGCATCGTGCAGATCCGCGCCCTGCCCCCCCGGCGCTCCAACGACGCGCAGAACACCAAAGGAACCGACCAGCGAGAAAGCGTGCTGTCCCAGTGGCGCGGCATCTTGGCCAACCGGCCCTTCCTGCTGTTCTCGGTCGCCATGATCGGCTTCTACGTCATGCAGTTCCAGGTCTACCTCGCCCTGCCGCTGGAGGTTCGACGGCTCGGCGGAGACGGAGAGTTCAGCACGGCGGCGGTGGCGGGTCTGTTCGCCGTCTCCGGGCTGAGCACGATCCTCTTCCAGACCAAGGTGACCGCCTGGTGCAAGGCCCGGATGGAACCGGGACGGGCTCTTACGTGGGGGCTGCTCACCATGGGCGTAGGGTTCATGCCCCTGCTCGTGTCCACCGTGGTTCCCGTGCCCGACGGCGGATTGGGGCTGTGGCTGCTGGCGGCCGGGCCGCCGACGCTCTCCGCGTTGCTCCTAGCGGTGGGCACGATGATCGCCTACCCGTTCGAAATGGACACCATCGTCCGGCTCTCCGGTGACCGGCTCGTCGCAACGCACTACGGGCTCTACAACACCATCTGCGGTGTCGGCATCACGCTCGGAAACCTGCTCACCGGCGCGGCCCTGGACGCCGCCCGTGCGGCGGGCGTGTCCGCGCTCCCGTGGATCGCGCTGTCCGCACTGGGCCTGGCCTGTGCCGCCGCTCTGTACGGGCTGCATCGCACCGGCCGCCTGGCGCCGACGACCGTGCGCGAGGCCCAGCCCGAGCCCGTAACGGGCTGA